CTCTTGACTGCATCGGGTGCGTCGTCAAAGAGAATGCGGTTGGGCGCGATGAGGTCCCTCAGGCCAAGCTTGAGGAAGGTGGCCTGCGCAACAAATGTTagcctctgcctcgcctccatcgaCTACCTAGTACGCTTCAGGAGCACTGACATCAAACACGTCGACGCGGCACTCGTCGACAAAGAAGCCCTCGAACAGGCCCTGTATAatgacgaggccctcgcctAGAGTCAAGACCAAGGCGTTGACCCAGGCACCCCAACCCTGCCagatggcgaggaaggcaTACTGGGGCAGGAAGGCGAAAGTGAAGAGCACGAGGTACACGAGGAACGAAATGAGCGacaacggcagcagcctgcTCATGAAAAGCGGCCAGAATTCCTTGTTTCGGAGGAAGTACCAAATGCCGCGCAGAGGGTAggacgcggcgaggcccgcgcGAGTGATGTACGAAACGGGCCGCGACGATCGTATTGAACGCGCATCGATGCTGACGGGGATGGtgccgtccatgtcgtcgacggaggGCATGGGCGGAGGGGATCGTGGGTGGTTGTCGAAGGGAGAAGAGGCGGCGTGCGTCGCGCTGGTGTTGGACATGGCACGACACGACGAGTGTCAGCGCAAGGCATGTGAATGCATCGTTGCGCGTCCCTGCCTGTCTCGGTGCGTCACCGCTCATTCATCAGGACCTCCCGCTGTATCTCTGCACCGTCCACTGCTAATAGAAAATGTGGGTCCATGAGGTGCAGGGTAGTCCACTGCGGTTGTCCCGAGAGGCCGTTGCTGTATGAACAACACTGCGACAGTACGCATCCTACGTTAAAATATTCTTAGCTTGTTTATAAAGTAAGAGAAGAGAGGTTGTTAAGTTGTTGGTGGTTTGTGTATCCGTTTTGGGGCCTCTGCGCGGCTGCGAGACGTGCCGACAGACACATACGATGATGTCACCACCTAAAtcctccccccgccctcaAAGCCATCGTCAGCGGCGAGTGCGCCTTTCACGGCCACAAATTGACATGCGGCTGTACCCTCGACAAACCATGGCCTGACGTGAAGGATTCACCGCAAGTAACCGGAGCCACGAGGCAGTCCACACTCCTagacggccaagaagacAATCGCGTCGTCGCACAATCCCAAACATACACACATAGCACTCGCTTTATCGCGAgcagcctcgccctcgcttcACTTacacgccggcggccgggcccaAAGCCCCCCCTCATCCAACATGGCCACCGAcaacgacgctgccgccgcgacctccctcccccccccgccgcaaAACACCACAGGCAGCAAAACcatgggcagcggcaacaacggcggcggcaacaacccCATCGTGCACTGCCAATGCGGCGCCATCTCCTTCCCCGTGTCCCGCCCGCAGCCCCTCGCCCTGTACTTCTGCCACTGCACCGAGTGCCGCCGGcagtcgtcctcggcctttggcgcctcggccatctacccggcggcgggcatgtgGCCGCtcccggcggcgcaggcggcgcgtcTGGGCGTGTGGACGCGCACGTCGGACAGCGGCACGACGCTCGAGTGCTACTTCTGCAAGCGGTGCGGCGTGCGCATCCTGCACCGCCcgctgcgcgccgacggctcgccAAAGCCCAACGTCACGGTCAAGGCTGGTTGCGTGAAGGGCCtgcggctcgagggcgcgacACATATCTGGGCCAAGTCGGCGGTCGTGGAGGTGCCGGACGGTGCGGCGTGGGAGGAGCCTGATGAGGATGTTGATGAGGAGAGGGAGTAGCAACAACAAGGTAGGAGAGCCACTTGATGCGGTACGGACCTGgatactaacgttagtagaTGGGAAGGGGGACACTGCAATGGGATTGGGCCGTGAGTTGTTGCTGTTCTGTTGAGTCTCGCTCTGTTCTGCAACCTGGAGTTCACGGACGGATGGGGTTGGACTTCCTCAGGGAAGGTGAGAATCCCGCAAGGAAAGTGACGACTGGCAAAGGTCAAAAGCTTTGAATGTGGCACATACTCTCCTCCAACTTGAGGGGGACTGATTGATCTGGATTGCGGTTCTTTGTCGACGTATGTTGGAGTATCAGCCCCCGGGTCGCCGGGTCCCGGGCCGTGGCACGTGTGGACCCCGTTCCGCCCCGTAAAGCCGACGGGTCCACCACCGCGCGCCGACAGTGACTGCGGAACCCACTCCGGCACCCTCCTCGAAACGCCAGGCCGGCCAATTTCTCACATGCCCGAACACTCCCATACTCCTCCTTCAactcctgctgctgcctctgGTGGTCAGCAGGGGAACGAGTGGCAGACAAAGGCTTCTCGATTCTATTGTCCGCTTCTCATCTAGATGGTTGAAATCCACGGGAATATACTATCTGTATCGTGGGCGGTGTCGAGGCCAACGATATTCCAACGATAAAAGTTCCATTCCGACAAAAGAGTTCAAAGCCTGGCAGTGAACCGGCGGTAGTGGTGCTTGCTACCCaccgccgtccgtctcgcgCCGACTCTATCCTGCCAGCCCTGCCAGGGCCTAGTTCGCCTCAATCGCCTTCATGAAGGCCCGGCTCTCGTTCCCCTGCGACACCTTGGCCAGTGGCACTAGGTGCGCGTCCTgagcctcgtcgcgcacgtGCCGGATGTACGCCTGCGCAACGGCCAACCACCGCGACTTCTCCTCGCggctcgcgccgctgccctccCACACCCACACGGTgcggcccgcgtcgtcgagcaggaatacgtcgtcgccgtccaggtcCGCCGTCGAGATGCGGCCCCCATCTTTGACCAGGTCGAACGACAGCTGGCCCGAAGCGTCGCTGAGGCGGAAGagccgtctcggccgagcgggcgaggaggaggcggctgTGGATGAGGCGGAGCGCGTGCCGGCAGAGGCGATGGGGCGCGGCTGCTTGAAGCCGCTCGTGGGCGtctcgtcggtgccgccgaGCAAAgtgacgacgcggcgcgagcgcgactCGGCCTGCGCCACGACCTCAACGTCGACGTGCTTGGCGAGTGTCATGTCGTGTACGACCTGTGCGGCCTTTGCCTTCTCCATGGGGTTGCAGCCCACGCCCTGCCACACCCAGATCTTGCTCTCGCCCGTGTCCAACacgaagacgtcgccgtcatcgaggcTCTCCCACGTGGGGGCCACCTCGTGCACCACGACGCTGggtgcggcgccggggcgaAACACGCGCAGCAACGTCCTGATGGGCTCCTTTGCATTCTCGCCATCCTGCTCGACGTGCCGGAACCCAGACCGCACGCCGCCCCTGCGGATAGACACGCGCGGGAACAGCGCCAGGAACTCGTTCGACGGGCTGCTCTGCACCTCACGGtgctgcgtcgccgcgccaTGCAGGAActcgtccagctcgaccGTCTTGTACGCCGCGgtgccggcctcgtcctgcGTCGTGTGCGCGCCAAGCCAGAAGAAGATGTCGTGGCCGAGTTTACTGCTATCGGCACTGCCGACTCGGTACGAGTGCAGGACGATGTagctgtcgccgtcgtagAACTCGCCGTGGCGCGCCTGGGGCCACGGCACGACCTGGAAGTCTTCGATGCGCCACACGCGAAGGCCCGGAcgggcgccgacatggccgtcgtTCCATGCGggctcggtggcggccgactTGTGCTTGACGCGATGGTCGATGTCGCTGCCGATGAGCTCGACATTGGAGTCCTTGATGTCGTACTCTTTGGggtggacgaggccctgGTGGGGAGCCATCGTGTGTGAAGCGGGGGTGGACGCTGAGCGGGGAAACGAAGAAGGAAGAACGAGCGTAGCGGGAGAGCGGTGGAATCCAAGGCCAGGAGTTGAGCAGTTGTTCGCTGGGGGAATTGGATGAAGGATGAATGCCTCGAGTCGGGACACGGGGGGGTTACCTGACCGCCGttggatgatgatgccccgCGATACAGGTCCCTGGGCttgcgggcgccgacgtcacAGGGGAAGCGGGGCAGGCTCAAGTCCTACCTCGATCAGGGGACCGAGCCCCATCGAcgccaggaggaggagtcgccCAGGGTCCATCTACACCTTGGATACTTCATACCTCTGGTTAGTATTGTGCGTAGATAGGTATTagataggtaccttagtagccGTGCCGGTGCTGGAGTGGGCTGCTACCTGGGACGCCGCCCGGCCTGCCGAACAGCCGCCTGAGCCCCTCAAGGCGGTACCCTAGGGCCCGGCGTCAGTCCGTCGCGGTGCTTTAGATCCTATCCAAGACTTCAAGCGCTCCACCCTGTTCTTGCACGCTGACATGGCCCAGACTTCACCGTACGTAGATAGCGAGAATTCGCGGTAATGAGCCTTGTTTTCAACAGCCATCTTGGCCCCTGGACTGTTCTgacggccctcgtcgacctaCTGCGGCTACCGCCCCAGGTTGTTCACGACACTGCCCACCATGACGGCCACCTCGCGGTCCCAgttcgcctcgcccgtcttccccttgcccttgcccgtcGACAACGCGCCCGGCCGCTGGCAgcccttgacgacggccagccggatcgcgtcgccgacatTCCCCTTGTTCGTCTTGAGCGTGCGGGCGACGACACCTCCGCGACTGACAATGTCTTGCACACGCGTCGCCAggctgcccgccatggtGCGCCAAAAGTACGACGCGAGCGAGCCTGTCTCAAGATATGACAGCAGCGGCTGGAGGAGGTTGCCGCCACTCGTCGCCTGCTTCtgcgccgtgcccgtcgacggtggcggtggcgggaaCGGGAGGAGTGGGTGAGCGGGCGGCTTGGTCGACTCGAGTACGACCTCGAGACCGACGATGCCCTGACATTTGGACGTGACCTCTGCGAGCGCACGGTCGAGTGACGACAACTGGCCCAGCGAGCGCGACAGGGACGTGATGCTCGTCTGCAGGGCTGAGCGAATGTACCGCTCTagcgcctcgaggaggagccgcggcgtccagctgtcggccttgacgcccagCGTTGGAGATAGGAGGTAGAGCGCCGTCAGTGCTGGCTCCAGTTTGGCCctggcctcctcgccttgcGCAAACGTcgtgctgccgacgacggcaaaTTCGCGGACGACGCGGTCGGCTGTTTCCCGGACAGAGCGCTCTATGGGAGTGATGACGCTGTCTTGCAGCGcgcggatggcgtcgacgcggtTTAGGCCGTGGCCTTCCTCGCCCGGGGCCTTGCTGTCGAGGACTTCGCGTAGAGAGAGAATCGTGTATGAGCATCGAACGAGCgcgccgaggtcctcgcgGGACGCCGGCCCGCTGCTGAGTTCCGAgtgctgcagctggagctGTCTTCCAAGCTGAAGACAGCGGCCGACGgagcggccgaggcgcagcgtCTCCCACAAGCGGAGGGCGACATggcgcacctcgtcggcctcggcatgtTTGTCAATGACCTCCTTCTCGAGCTGCCTGTAGCTGTCGTTGAGCGTCTTGATCTGGgtgtcgagctcggcgatgatgcgcttgctggcggcggttTGGGTCTGGGTGTGCTGTAGCAGGGGCACGGCGGAGCGggtggcgaggaggtcgaTGTGGGAATCGACCTCTTGGGCGTCGAAGAGGACGCGGGAGAGAGGCGTTGAGAGGTCGAGAGGTATGTCGTTGGGGTTGTttgtggcgacgacgagcgagttGGCAAAGGTGGCGGGGCTGAAGTCGGGGGCGAGGAAGGTCTCGTAGTCGATGTAcgacggctcgtcggggTTTGTTtcgttggccatggcggcgacgatggacaAGCTTCAGCCCGTCCGGAAAGgcggaggatgaggaggaggaggctaTCTAGAGCTTTGCTGATGGGGCCGGACCGTAGAGGACAGCCGCGCTCTCCCGCCTCCCCGCGacgtgcggccgccgcgagtgATGACGAGATgcagcagcctcgtcgtTTGCGCACCACAGTTGCGCAATTGGACGTTTCGCGGAAGATGCGGTGCGCGCAGGTCAGTCTGCCGAGGTCTCGCGTCGCGTCGAGTCAAGTCAAGTCAAGTTGAACCGAGCCGTGGCCCGACAGTGGATCAATCGCTGGCGCCGCAAACTGTCGAATCCGACAAACGCGAGTCGTCGTTTCGGCGGGCCAcccacctgcctgcccgcctgccagATCTACTACAGTGGTTCGCCGCCACTGTGCTGTAAGTGTATGAGTGCCTTGCTagaggtacctacctagtagcCTGTCGGCTGTGCCGGGGCCGATTCCGCTGGTGTCAAACGTTAGGGCGCCCCCAAGGCAGTCCAATGTGCCGCTGGTGCGGCACGGGTACCTCCCCGCCAAAATTGCCGCAGAAGTCGGGCGCGCGATGATGCAGTCCTCCGTCACTGCCTGCTGGTGGTCCTGGTGGAATCCCCGCCAGACCGCCCGGGCTAGGGATTTCTCGGCCGCGTTGCTAAAGTCGTCTGCCTGTGCGGGCTTGGCAGTCAGCACTGTAACGCTGGGCGACTCTTGCTGGCTACATAACAGTGCCAAATGGTCCATGCACGGGTCTGGGACTTCCGTGGACGCCAGTGTCGGCGCGCGGCAGGCTCGGTCGCTGGCGCATCCGTCCATCGCCGTGCCTTCCGCTCCAATCCCCGTCCATCCACAATCCGTCCATTCGTCGCGTCCGTCTACGGCCTGGCGCATCCTACAAGCTTTTCTCTCCGTCGCCTTTTTTGTTCCTGTTCCTGTTCCTGTCCCCGTTCCCGTcgtgccgcctcgtcctcgtcgtcttcgtcgttgctgctgcattGCGTCGCCGGCAATGCGTCCCGGGACCATCTGAGATTGGAACCCGTATCCCAGCACCGACCGTCATTAGTATCGATTGTTGTTCGCGGCGTCGCTCCGGCACCCGGCTTCACtgagaagcccgccgcctccggctACCCCTCGAGGGGCCTCCTCCGTCCTGCCCGCCTCTCGCCCGCTTCCCGACAGCAAagaacgcacgcacgcgcccgctgtctggccctcgccgttcACCATGGGCATCAAGTATGACATATtcgacgcccgcgacctGCTCGCATaccccggcggcgacaacgacaccgataccgtcctcggcggcgtccactTCAACCTCACGACCCTCAAGCACTGGAACTACACCCTCTACGAGAACCGCACCCTATCCAACGAGTCCAATTGCTGGCTGGTCTTCGAGCCTTACGAACCcaagctgctgcgccagAATGGCAGCTTCGTCAACGCCACCTCGTGCTATAGCGCCATCGAGAATATCAGCACCCGCGGCTACACCGGCATAGGCTTCGCTGTCGCCTATGgcttcggcctcgtcctGACCATCACCGTCCTCGCAAAACATGGCGCCCTCTACCTCCCCAAAGAGCGCCGCTTCTACCCcatcggccgccgctggcagTGGTACTGGGCCTGCTTCACTTGCGCCTGCGCCCTCGTCAGCCTCTTCCTCAACATTGACGTCGACCGATACTACCTGCCCGATCtgcccatcgtcgtcaatgtTTTTTTCTGGTTCCTCATCTGCCAGGGCACCCTGTGTCTGACCTGGGAAGCCGTGAGACATTGGGGCAGCTGGCTCGAACGCCAGTATGTCGATCCAAATCCATTTGTctaccgcgacggcgaccggAGATGGCAGATTGAGTTCTTCATCCCTCTGTGGTTTTATTTCTGGGTCTGGATGGTACGCTACCCAACCTCTTCGTTGCTTCCGCACAGTCCCCCGCATATATAACTGACAGACAATCCTGTTAGaacttcttcctcgtcgtcccgcgCAGCTGGAACTTTGCCAAGTACCAGCGGTCCGTCGCTCAAACAGCAGAGTATGCCATACCCGCGGCCACCGGCGCCCGCTTCAAGGCCGGCGCCTTTTGTCTCATCATCGCCTGGCTCACCATTTTGTTCTCGCTCCGCCACTCCATCAAACACTACAAGGCGCGCAaccgcggcctcgtcaaccgTACCCGGGGCCTGCTTCAGGCTGTGCCGCTGCGCTTCTGGCTCATCATTCCGCTCAcggccgccctcatcgcctATCAGGTCTTCATGTCCTTTGAGTGGAAGTACTCGCTCATCCGaattggcggcgtcgtgccaGTTCAGTTTGCCTGGGGCTACGGGCCCTCGGTTCTCATCGTCTACATTCAGGTGCTGTTCGGATACATCAACCCCaacgaggacaaggagctcatccgccaacgccgcgagcgcggcgagatgATCAATCGcgagctcggcatcgtcaagcgCCCTGCCTGGTGGCGTCGCGTTCGCGGCGACCATCTACACTCGCTGCGCGACAAAATCATGCGCAACGTCAatgaggtcggcggcgagcgcggcaccggccgcagagccgaggacgacatggagCGCTACGCCCGCCTGGAAGCACAAGGCGCTgccatcaacgacgacggcatcgagctcGACAACATGCACGACGGCTCCGGCAACAACCCGCGCGTCgaccgcgccggcgcgaggACCATCTCCACGACGTCGGACCACACCGTGTCAACCCCGTACGCGGGCAAGAACGatcgccgccacgccgagCGCATCATGcagtccgccgccggcgtgctGTTccccaacgacgccgagcgccagcgccagcagcgcgccgccttcctcaTGGAggacggcccgccgcccccgccacccTACACGGACAGCGAGAGGCGCGAGTCGGGCGCCGGCcaccccgtcgccgcgcagagGACGAacagcacctcgacgacgcactCCATCGAGGGTCAGCCCCAGCAGGTGCGCAGTATGCTTGATATATGAGGTGACTGGCTTGTGCGAGGGGCCATGGGGCCATCTCCTCCCAATCTGATGCCCCGGGGCCTGGTCatcgtacgaagtagacgACGGGTACATAAGACGTGCCCAATCACAGTCGTGCTGTGGGACAAGGAGGGGGACGAGGAGTATAGTAGAGTACAAGGGGCGTCTGGGCGAGCATTGGGGGCGTTTCTTGACAATCTTTTGGCATATATCACTGGGCCGGGAGGAATACCGATACCATGTACGGAAATGTCTGCATGAATGCACCtctaccaccaccatcatcacttGGAGCACGGCCGGCAGCATGGGTTATCTGTTTCTCTCTTTTCTTGTCTTGGGCATATCCGAGTTGAAGGGTACCACTGCTGCCTTACTGGACACGACACGGAACGCACGCTTCTTTCGCCTTGCCTGCATATACAGCTACATAGCCCCCTATAGGCTGACCGAGAGATTTTCCGTTCTTTTTCTTACCCATGAAGCTGCCTATTCGTGCTTACCTAGACTTTCGGGCGTCTCCCCGTATGTTGTGGTAGGCTGGGAGGCGGGGCTTTTTGCATGTCACTGAGAGTGGCTCTTGGTGGGCGTCCCCATGTCCCGATGCGGACCTACTTATATGCATGGACGATGGGATGGTGGATGCATCTTGACCAGGCCAAaagggaggagaagaagaagaagatgatgatgatgacacTGGCGCTACGATTTGAGGATGAAATACTGCAGggcagcacggcacagctgccgccgcctgacGCACAAGGGCCTAGAGCATCTCTGGCAGCctggtacagtatacgtaccAACGTTACTTCGGGGTATACCCAGAATCTCACACCCTATGATAGTATAcaaggtacagtacctaaggtaggtagaGGTGGTATAAGTACCGGGTTGAGTTGGCATATAGCAAGACGCCTTGGCGAGTGCACCAATGACCAGTCGTGAGATCATCATGAGATGCATCGACGCCCCGTCCGCGAGGATGGAGCGCGCACCTTCACTAATGCAAGGGACCAGTGGCAAAGATTTTGCCCGCAACCCAACAGCGTCAGTCGCAACCTCGAGGGGGGCCCGTGGGCATCCGGGCGTCACACGTGCGGGACTGTCCTGCGCCGTATGCCGCGCCTGTGCTGCAACGCG
Above is a genomic segment from Purpureocillium takamizusanense chromosome 2, complete sequence containing:
- a CDS encoding uncharacterized protein (COG:S~TransMembrane:6 (i51-70o82-103i115-137o200-226i247-265o271-288i)~EggNog:ENOG503NZUC) — protein: MSNTSATHAASSPFDNHPRSPPPMPSVDDMDGTIPVSIDARSIRSSRPVSYITRAGLAASYPLRGIWYFLRNKEFWPLFMSRLLPLSLISFLVYLVLFTFAFLPQYAFLAIWQGWGAWVNALVLTLGEGLVIIQGLFEGFFVDECRVDVFDATFLKLGLRDLIAPNRILFDDAPDAVKSLGKPTSPAIYTPWSIIQIVELIVFLPLNVVPIVGTPAFIVITGTRLGKLSHYRWFQLRGLSKQEQKREIRSLTWDYVFFGTVAMILELIPVLSFFFLLTTTAGSAMWAARMEDERHRGRRPAVDPHFVDDDGPSQPPPQYSDAAA
- a CDS encoding uncharacterized protein (COG:S~EggNog:ENOG503P5JR), coding for MATDNDAAAATSLPPPPQNTTGSKTMGSGNNGGGNNPIVHCQCGAISFPVSRPQPLALYFCHCTECRRQSSSAFGASAIYPAAGMWPLPAAQAARLGVWTRTSDSGTTLECYFCKRCGVRILHRPLRADGSPKPNVTVKAGCVKGLRLEGATHIWAKSAVVEVPDGAAWEEPDEDVDEERE
- a CDS encoding uncharacterized protein (COG:Z~EggNog:ENOG503P0X3) translates to MAPHQGLVHPKEYDIKDSNVELIGSDIDHRVKHKSAATEPAWNDGHVGARPGLRVWRIEDFQVVPWPQARHGEFYDGDSYIVLHSYRVGSADSSKLGHDIFFWLGAHTTQDEAGTAAYKTVELDEFLHGAATQHREVQSSPSNEFLALFPRVSIRRGGVRSGFRHVEQDGENAKEPIRTLLRVFRPGAAPSVVVHEVAPTWESLDDGDVFVLDTGESKIWVWQGVGCNPMEKAKAAQVVHDMTLAKHVDVEVVAQAESRSRRVVTLLGGTDETPTSGFKQPRPIASAGTRSASSTAASSSPARPRRLFRLSDASGQLSFDLVKDGGRISTADLDGDDVFLLDDAGRTVWVWEGSGASREEKSRWLAVAQAYIRHVRDEAQDAHLVPLAKVSQGNESRAFMKAIEAN
- the COG5 gene encoding Conserved oligomeric Golgi complex subunit (COG:S~EggNog:ENOG503NWEH), with product MANETNPDEPSYIDYETFLAPDFSPATFANSLVVATNNPNDIPLDLSTPLSRVLFDAQEVDSHIDLLATRSAVPLLQHTQTQTAASKRIIAELDTQIKTLNDSYRQLEKEVIDKHAEADEVRHVALRLWETLRLGRSVGRCLQLGRQLQLQHSELSSGPASREDLGALVRCSYTILSLREVLDSKAPGEEGHGLNRVDAIRALQDSVITPIERSVRETADRVVREFAVVGSTTFAQGEEARAKLEPALTALYLLSPTLGVKADSWTPRLLLEALERYIRSALQTSITSLSRSLGQLSSLDRALAEVTSKCQGIVGLEVVLESTKPPAHPLLPFPPPPPSTGTAQKQATSGGNLLQPLLSYLETGSLASYFWRTMAGSLATRVQDIVSRGGVVARTLKTNKGNVGDAIRLAVVKGCQRPGALSTGKGKGKTGEANWDREVAVMVGSVVNNLGR
- a CDS encoding uncharacterized protein (TransMembrane:7 (o91-113i134-153o165-187i217-235o266-286i307-327o347-367i)~EggNog:ENOG503P0HK~COG:S) gives rise to the protein MGIKYDIFDARDLLAYPGGDNDTDTVLGGVHFNLTTLKHWNYTLYENRTLSNESNCWLVFEPYEPKLLRQNGSFVNATSCYSAIENISTRGYTGIGFAVAYGFGLVLTITVLAKHGALYLPKERRFYPIGRRWQWYWACFTCACALVSLFLNIDVDRYYLPDLPIVVNVFFWFLICQGTLCLTWEAVRHWGSWLERQYVDPNPFVYRDGDRRWQIEFFIPLWFYFWVWMNFFLVVPRSWNFAKYQRSVAQTAEYAIPAATGARFKAGAFCLIIAWLTILFSLRHSIKHYKARNRGLVNRTRGLLQAVPLRFWLIIPLTAALIAYQVFMSFEWKYSLIRIGGVVPVQFAWGYGPSVLIVYIQVLFGYINPNEDKELIRQRRERGEMINRELGIVKRPAWWRRVRGDHLHSLRDKIMRNVNEVGGERGTGRRAEDDMERYARLEAQGAAINDDGIELDNMHDGSGNNPRVDRAGARTISTTSDHTVSTPYAGKNDRRHAERIMQSAAGVLFPNDAERQRQQRAAFLMEDGPPPPPPYTDSERRESGAGHPVAAQRTNSTSTTHSIEGQPQQVRSMLDI